Proteins from a genomic interval of Prevotella sp. E13-27:
- a CDS encoding ATP-dependent DNA helicase RecQ yields the protein MDSFESILKKYWGYDSFRGIQRDIIESISSGHDTLGLMPTGGGKSVTFQVPALAMEGVCIVITPLVALMKDQVAHLRKQYITAAAIHSDMQHSDVVRVLENAVLGGLKILYISPERLSSELFFAKIRHMKVSFICVDEAHCISQWGYDFRPSYLQIAEIRKMVPDIPVLALTATATPEVVDDIQERLQFKEKNVFSMSFERKNLAYIVRYATDKEDQLIHILKNVKGSAIVYARSRQRTKDVADILNKAGLQATYFHAGLDGSEKDKRQEEWQSDNVRIIVATNAFGMGIDKPDVRIVIHIDCPDSIEAYFQEAGRAGRDGNKSYAVLLYNNHDATKLKKRITDTFPPKEYVRKVYDCLSYFYQIAVGSGYNAAFEFNPLKFCKAYGLFPIQVESALKILDRAGYIQYSDEQDNQARVMFTLERDELYRLRGNSLEEDSVIVALLRTYSGMFNDYVYIDEAYLAQETGLSMPSVYSILKGLCEKHILSFIPQKKASYVKYTQRRENSEHISIPYGIYDDLRNRMSKRIDAMINYFMTDNICRSSQLLHYFGEERQDTCGQCDVCLSRKKQSNEDIEIAAEEILQLLSDCQPHDIKEIYNCESPIDILEYVLHDLISQGRIIHDDGLISIKS from the coding sequence TTGGACTCTTTTGAATCAATTCTAAAAAAATATTGGGGATATGACTCTTTTCGCGGAATACAGCGTGATATAATTGAGTCTATATCCAGTGGACATGATACTCTTGGACTCATGCCCACAGGCGGAGGCAAGTCTGTAACATTCCAAGTGCCTGCACTTGCAATGGAAGGAGTATGCATAGTCATCACTCCATTGGTGGCACTTATGAAAGATCAGGTTGCTCATCTCCGCAAGCAATATATTACTGCAGCTGCTATACATTCAGACATGCAGCACTCTGATGTTGTAAGAGTACTGGAAAATGCTGTATTAGGCGGTCTTAAGATTCTGTATATTTCTCCTGAGCGCCTTTCTTCTGAGCTATTCTTTGCAAAAATACGCCACATGAAAGTTAGCTTCATCTGTGTAGATGAGGCCCACTGCATCTCACAATGGGGATATGACTTTCGTCCAAGCTATCTGCAGATTGCCGAGATACGCAAGATGGTACCAGACATTCCTGTTCTCGCACTCACAGCAACAGCTACGCCTGAAGTTGTTGACGATATTCAAGAGCGCCTTCAGTTTAAGGAGAAGAATGTCTTCAGCATGAGCTTTGAACGAAAGAACCTTGCTTATATCGTCAGATATGCCACCGACAAAGAAGACCAGCTTATACATATTCTGAAGAATGTTAAAGGTTCAGCCATTGTCTATGCCCGTAGTCGTCAGCGAACCAAAGATGTTGCTGACATACTGAATAAGGCAGGTCTTCAGGCAACCTATTTTCATGCAGGACTTGATGGTAGCGAAAAAGATAAGCGTCAGGAAGAGTGGCAGAGTGATAATGTAAGAATAATTGTCGCGACAAACGCATTCGGAATGGGTATCGATAAGCCTGATGTACGCATTGTGATACACATAGATTGTCCTGACAGTATTGAGGCATATTTCCAAGAGGCAGGACGAGCAGGTCGTGACGGCAATAAATCCTATGCCGTATTGCTGTATAATAACCACGATGCCACTAAACTTAAAAAGAGAATTACTGACACTTTCCCACCAAAAGAGTATGTTAGAAAAGTCTATGACTGTCTCTCATATTTCTATCAGATAGCTGTTGGTTCTGGCTATAATGCTGCTTTCGAGTTTAATCCGCTTAAATTCTGTAAAGCATATGGCCTGTTCCCTATTCAAGTAGAGTCGGCGCTTAAAATTCTTGATCGTGCAGGATATATACAGTATTCCGATGAACAAGACAATCAAGCTCGAGTGATGTTTACTCTCGAACGCGATGAACTATACAGGCTTCGTGGTAACAGTCTCGAAGAAGATTCTGTTATAGTTGCTTTGTTGCGTACATATAGTGGAATGTTCAATGATTATGTCTACATCGACGAAGCTTATCTTGCCCAAGAAACAGGACTATCCATGCCTTCAGTCTATTCAATATTGAAAGGATTATGCGAGAAACACATTCTGTCATTCATTCCTCAGAAGAAGGCATCATATGTAAAATATACGCAACGACGAGAAAATTCGGAACATATCAGTATTCCATATGGTATATATGACGACCTGCGCAATCGAATGAGTAAGCGTATTGATGCCATGATAAACTATTTCATGACTGACAATATTTGTCGTTCTAGTCAGTTGTTACACTATTTTGGTGAGGAGCGTCAAGACACCTGTGGCCAGTGCGATGTTTGTTTAAGTAGAAAAAAGCAAAGCAATGAAGATATAGAAATAGCAGCCGAAGAGATTCTTCAGCTGCTAAGTGATTGTCAACCCCATGATATAAAAGAGATATATAACTGCGAGTCTCCTATTGATATTCTCGAATATGTTTTACACGATTTAATCAGTCAGGGACGTATTATTCATGATGACGGACTAATATCTATAAAGTCTTGA
- a CDS encoding dipeptidase, with amino-acid sequence MNKRFFLSLVLCLGTTVAFACTNLIVPKGASKDGSVFCTYSADDYGMFQGLAHYPRAKHAAGTMRKIYDWDTNVYHGEIEEAPETYNVVGNINEWQLTIAETTFGGREEMVDTTGILDYGSLIYVTLQRARNAREAIKIMTTLVEKYGYNSEGETFSICDPNEAWIMEMMGCASDRKLSKERTVWVALRIPDDMICGHANQSRISRFNMKDKSGNVLFSKNVVSYARKMGWYSGKDEDFSFCNAYAFPDFSGRRICDARVWSFFNRYAEGMEKYLPWAEGRAADAEPMPLWVKPIRKLGIEDVERAMRDHFEGTPFSLDSDIGGGIWQMPYRPTPLYFKVDGESYFNERPISTQQASFSFVTQMRSWMPREIGGIIWFANDDGNMAPYTPNYCCITSVPKPFHTPGADELNFSFDNAYWVQNWVSNMVYPRYSLMFKTLEQVRDSLDKSYFKLQKEIEDAALAMNESERVEYLTRYSSDKANEMLASWNKLAIKLIVKYNDMIEKPEKNGVFTRNAQGMGSKVVRPGYPDAYSRELIKMTGNKFKRPNK; translated from the coding sequence ATGAACAAACGTTTTTTCTTGTCATTGGTATTATGCTTAGGCACTACTGTCGCTTTTGCATGTACTAACCTTATAGTTCCTAAAGGTGCCTCAAAGGACGGCTCCGTTTTCTGTACTTATAGCGCCGATGACTACGGCATGTTCCAAGGACTTGCTCATTACCCTAGAGCGAAACATGCAGCAGGAACTATGCGTAAGATTTATGACTGGGACACCAATGTCTATCATGGTGAAATAGAAGAAGCTCCTGAGACCTATAATGTCGTTGGAAACATAAACGAGTGGCAATTAACAATAGCAGAGACAACATTTGGTGGTCGTGAGGAGATGGTTGACACGACAGGTATTTTGGACTATGGCTCGCTTATCTATGTCACTCTTCAGCGTGCACGTAATGCTCGTGAGGCAATAAAGATTATGACAACACTCGTTGAGAAGTATGGTTATAATTCTGAGGGAGAGACTTTCAGTATTTGTGACCCTAACGAAGCATGGATAATGGAGATGATGGGATGTGCAAGCGACAGAAAGTTATCAAAGGAGCGCACAGTTTGGGTTGCTCTTCGCATACCTGATGACATGATTTGCGGACACGCTAATCAGAGCCGTATATCACGTTTCAACATGAAGGACAAAAGTGGTAACGTGCTCTTTTCAAAGAATGTTGTGAGCTATGCCCGTAAGATGGGATGGTATAGCGGTAAGGATGAAGACTTCTCTTTCTGCAACGCCTACGCTTTCCCTGATTTCTCTGGTCGTAGAATATGTGATGCACGTGTTTGGAGTTTCTTCAATCGCTATGCCGAAGGGATGGAAAAATACTTACCTTGGGCAGAAGGAAGAGCTGCTGATGCAGAACCAATGCCTCTGTGGGTCAAGCCAATCCGCAAACTGGGTATTGAAGACGTGGAACGTGCAATGCGTGACCACTTTGAAGGCACACCATTCTCTCTCGACAGCGACATAGGCGGTGGTATATGGCAGATGCCATACAGACCAACACCTCTATATTTTAAGGTTGATGGTGAGAGCTATTTTAACGAGCGCCCCATCTCAACACAACAGGCTTCGTTTAGCTTCGTCACTCAGATGCGCTCATGGATGCCTCGTGAGATTGGTGGAATAATCTGGTTCGCCAATGATGACGGAAACATGGCTCCATATACTCCCAATTATTGTTGCATTACCTCTGTGCCAAAACCTTTCCATACACCAGGTGCAGATGAGCTGAATTTCTCATTCGACAATGCATACTGGGTGCAGAACTGGGTTTCAAACATGGTGTATCCTCGCTACAGTCTTATGTTTAAGACATTGGAGCAGGTACGAGACTCATTGGACAAGTCATATTTCAAACTGCAGAAAGAGATAGAAGATGCAGCACTGGCAATGAATGAGTCTGAACGAGTGGAATATTTGACACGCTATTCGTCAGATAAAGCCAATGAGATGCTTGCTTCATGGAACAAACTTGCAATTAAGCTTATTGTGAAGTATAACGACATGATTGAAAAGCCTGAGAAGAACGGAGTCTTCACTCGCAATGCACAGGGAATGGGAAGCAAAGTTGTGAGACCAGGATACCCAGATGCTTATTCTCGTGAATTGATAAAAATGACTGGTAACAAATTCAAACGACCAAACAAGTGA
- the lpxB gene encoding lipid-A-disaccharide synthase, with amino-acid sequence MRYYLIAGEASGDLHASHLMRALKAQDKDAEFRFFGGDMMAEVGGTLVKHYRELAYMGVVAVVMHLRTILRNMRLCKADIVRWKPDVVILVDYPGFNLDIAKFLKAKTNIPAYYYISPKIWAWKEYRIKNIRRDIAELFSILPFEVDFFEKKHNYPIHYVGNPTAIEVAEFRKRYTETLEAFSKNNGLNIDKPIMAVLAGSRKQEIDGNLPTMLQAAKHFSNYQIVIAAAPGIDDSYYNKYVDDCDVRIVRDQTYALLTHAHVAQVTSGTATLETALFKVPQVVCYATVFPKLIGLLRKVVLKVKYVSLVNLIVNREIVKELVADSFTVGNIINELSTIVDGKGRETMLEGYEDLSRILGEKNAPVEAASIMIELLRKKK; translated from the coding sequence ATGAGGTATTATCTTATAGCTGGCGAAGCCTCAGGCGACTTACATGCATCTCACCTAATGAGAGCATTGAAAGCTCAGGACAAAGATGCTGAATTTCGCTTCTTTGGAGGTGATATGATGGCTGAAGTGGGTGGCACGCTTGTCAAGCATTACAGGGAACTGGCATACATGGGTGTCGTGGCTGTGGTCATGCACTTGCGGACAATACTCAGAAATATGCGTTTATGTAAAGCTGACATCGTAAGATGGAAGCCTGATGTAGTCATATTAGTAGATTATCCAGGATTTAATCTTGATATAGCGAAGTTCCTTAAAGCGAAGACCAACATACCAGCCTATTACTATATATCTCCAAAGATATGGGCATGGAAAGAGTATCGTATAAAGAATATCAGAAGGGATATTGCTGAACTCTTTTCTATCCTGCCGTTTGAAGTGGATTTCTTTGAAAAGAAACACAACTATCCAATTCATTACGTTGGCAACCCTACTGCTATAGAAGTGGCAGAATTCAGAAAGCGATATACCGAAACGCTGGAAGCGTTTAGTAAGAATAATGGTCTTAATATAGATAAACCGATTATGGCTGTGTTGGCTGGTTCACGAAAACAAGAGATTGATGGCAACTTGCCAACAATGCTTCAAGCAGCTAAACATTTTAGTAACTATCAAATTGTTATAGCTGCAGCACCAGGAATAGACGACAGCTATTATAATAAATATGTGGACGACTGTGATGTTAGGATAGTTAGAGACCAGACGTATGCTCTGCTGACTCATGCTCATGTCGCACAGGTGACGAGTGGAACGGCTACTCTTGAGACTGCATTATTCAAAGTACCTCAAGTAGTGTGCTATGCAACTGTTTTTCCAAAACTTATTGGACTCCTGAGGAAAGTGGTACTGAAAGTGAAATATGTATCGCTTGTTAATCTGATTGTCAATAGAGAGATAGTAAAGGAACTTGTAGCAGACTCTTTCACAGTCGGAAACATTATCAATGAACTTTCAACTATAGTTGATGGCAAAGGAAGGGAAACAATGCTTGAGGGCTATGAAGACCTTTCACGTATCCTTGGTGAAAAGAATGCTCCAGTGGAAGCAGCATCAATTATGATAGAACTGCTTAGAAAAAAGAAATGA